In Sodalis ligni, a single genomic region encodes these proteins:
- the artP gene encoding arginine ABC transporter ATP-binding protein ArtP, producing MSIQLNHIDCFYGAYQALFDITLECPAGETLVLLGPSGAGKSSLLRVLNLLEMPRAGELAIAGNHYDFRHEPGEKDIRELRQNVGMVFQQYNLWPHLTVRQNLIEAPCRVLGLSRAHANERADKLLDRLRLTDFSDRFPLHLSGGQQQRVAIARALMMEPQVLLFDEPTAALDPEITAQIVSIIRELAQTGITQVIVTHEVEVARKTASRIVYMENGRIVEQGDATHFARPQTEAFAHYLSH from the coding sequence ATGAGTATTCAACTAAACCATATCGACTGTTTTTACGGCGCTTATCAAGCGCTGTTTGATATCACACTTGAATGCCCGGCCGGGGAAACGCTGGTGCTTCTCGGTCCCAGCGGCGCAGGCAAAAGTTCGTTGCTGCGGGTGCTTAATCTGCTGGAGATGCCGCGCGCCGGCGAGTTGGCCATTGCCGGTAATCATTATGATTTCCGGCATGAGCCCGGCGAGAAGGACATCCGTGAACTGCGGCAAAATGTCGGTATGGTCTTCCAGCAATATAATCTCTGGCCGCATCTCACCGTGCGGCAGAATTTGATCGAAGCCCCCTGCCGGGTGCTCGGCCTGTCGCGGGCGCATGCCAATGAACGGGCCGATAAGCTGCTGGATCGCCTGCGCCTGACGGATTTCAGCGATCGTTTCCCGCTGCATTTATCCGGCGGCCAGCAGCAGCGGGTGGCTATCGCCCGCGCCCTGATGATGGAACCGCAGGTTTTACTGTTCGACGAACCCACCGCGGCGCTGGATCCGGAAATCACCGCGCAAATTGTCAGTATCATCCGCGAGTTGGCCCAGACCGGCATCACACAGGTGATCGTCACCCATGAAGTCGAGGTAGCACGTAAGACTGCCAGTCGCATCGTCTATATGGAAAACGGCCGCATTGTGGAACAGGGGGATGCGACGCATTTTGCCCGGCCGCAAACCGAGGCCTTTGCTCACTACTTATCGCATTAA
- a CDS encoding lipoprotein yields MKKRLLVLFPLALLLGACTQVEPAYKDIGTRIGPCAEGGPDDVAQQFYNLRIQQGAQSRPGSAQLAQYRPYLSDGLYQLLSASLQDSGKAAKLPAGDIFSSNAAGPASASVHSASRILNTDAKNIPLRVDMSRQQGANSQSVQWQDEVLMIREGQCWAVDDVRYLGMLSPAPAGTLRQTLEKR; encoded by the coding sequence ATGAAAAAAAGATTGTTGGTACTGTTCCCCTTGGCGTTGCTGTTGGGCGCCTGTACCCAGGTTGAACCGGCATACAAAGATATCGGTACCCGCATCGGCCCTTGCGCCGAAGGCGGACCGGATGATGTCGCGCAGCAATTTTATAACCTTCGCATACAGCAAGGCGCGCAGAGCCGACCCGGTAGCGCCCAGTTGGCGCAATACCGGCCTTATCTGAGCGACGGGCTGTATCAGTTGCTCAGCGCTAGCCTGCAGGACAGCGGTAAAGCGGCTAAATTACCCGCCGGGGATATTTTCAGCAGCAACGCCGCCGGCCCTGCCTCGGCCAGCGTCCACAGCGCTTCGCGCATCTTGAATACCGATGCCAAGAACATCCCGTTACGGGTGGATATGTCGCGTCAGCAAGGCGCGAACAGCCAATCCGTCCAGTGGCAGGATGAGGTGCTGATGATCCGCGAAGGCCAATGCTGGGCTGTGGATGACGTGCGCTATCTCGGTATGCTGTCCCCTGCCCCGGCCGGGACGCTGCGGCAGACCCTGGAAAAGCGGTAA
- a CDS encoding N-acetylmuramoyl-L-alanine amidase, translating into MDSGKRRGRPRAARITWAFRLIVVLCLCYIGYLLVEKEKAAPLFYHVDSSQKAAGADERIQFLVLHYTAEDFTGSMKTLTTGQVSAHYLIPLHPDNAAGIPTALRLVDESRRAWHAGESYWRGRENLNDTSIGIEIENGGYYRTLTGYDAAPYPPHQIALVIALSRDIIKRYHISPFNVVGHSDIAWRRKQDPGPLFPWRQLAAAGVGIWPDQNRVHFYLGKRDPRQRVAMPAILQRMARYGYDVTPGMPVALQQKAVAAFQMHFRPTDFRGLPDAETEAILDALLEVDAREGGAR; encoded by the coding sequence TTGGACAGCGGAAAACGCCGTGGTAGACCGCGGGCAGCAAGGATCACCTGGGCGTTTCGGCTCATTGTCGTATTATGCCTGTGCTATATCGGCTATTTGCTGGTGGAAAAAGAGAAGGCGGCGCCGCTTTTTTACCATGTAGACAGCTCACAAAAGGCGGCGGGAGCGGATGAGCGTATTCAGTTTCTGGTGCTGCATTATACCGCGGAAGATTTTACCGGTTCCATGAAAACCCTCACCACCGGCCAGGTCAGCGCCCACTACTTGATACCGCTGCATCCTGATAATGCCGCCGGCATTCCTACCGCCCTGCGGCTGGTGGATGAATCGCGCCGGGCCTGGCATGCCGGGGAGAGTTATTGGCGCGGGCGTGAAAATCTTAACGATACTTCCATCGGCATCGAAATCGAAAACGGCGGCTATTACCGCACGCTGACGGGATATGACGCAGCGCCTTATCCCCCTCATCAGATAGCGCTGGTCATCGCCCTGAGCCGGGATATCATTAAACGTTATCATATTTCGCCGTTTAATGTGGTGGGGCACAGCGATATCGCCTGGCGGCGCAAGCAGGATCCCGGCCCGTTATTTCCCTGGCGGCAGTTGGCGGCGGCGGGAGTGGGCATTTGGCCCGATCAGAATCGGGTACATTTCTACCTGGGAAAACGGGATCCTCGCCAGCGGGTGGCGATGCCGGCTATTTTGCAGCGTATGGCCCGCTACGGTTATGACGTGACGCCGGGGATGCCTGTGGCGTTGCAGCAAAAAGCGGTGGCGGCTTTCCAGATGCACTTTCGCCCCACTGATTTCCGCGGCCTGCCGGACGCGGAAACCGAAGCGATACTTGATGCGTTACTGGAAGTAGACGCCCGTGAGGGCGGCGCCCGTTAG
- the ltaE gene encoding low-specificity L-threonine aldolase, whose amino-acid sequence MIDLRSDTVTLPSDAMRRQMAEAEVGDDVYGDDPTVAALEADGARLSGKAAALFFPSGTQANLVALLTHCQRGEEYIVGQHAHNYRFEAGGAAVLGSIQPQPLEADADGTLPLDKVAAAIKPDDFHFARTRLLCLEDTHNGKVLPLAYLQQAWQFSRDHKLSLHIDGARVFNAAVALNVPLTDISQYCDTLTICLSKGLGAPVGSLLCGGEDYIRQAKRWRKMVGGGMRQSGILAAAGRYALEHNVQRLREDHDNAQWLGQQLGALGVEIMAPGAQTNMLFIRQSPELAAKLGPWMLGHDINIASGTVTRLVTHLNISRQDLEKVVRIWREFLHHHGELTGAALTGVYFQ is encoded by the coding sequence ATGATCGATTTACGCAGTGATACCGTCACCTTGCCGAGCGATGCAATGCGCAGGCAGATGGCTGAAGCCGAGGTTGGCGACGATGTCTATGGGGATGACCCCACCGTGGCGGCGCTGGAAGCGGACGGCGCCCGCCTGAGCGGTAAAGCGGCGGCGCTGTTTTTTCCCAGCGGCACCCAGGCGAATCTGGTGGCGCTGCTGACCCATTGCCAGCGCGGCGAAGAGTATATCGTCGGGCAGCATGCGCATAACTACCGCTTTGAAGCCGGCGGCGCCGCGGTATTGGGCAGCATTCAGCCCCAGCCGCTGGAAGCGGACGCCGACGGCACGCTGCCGCTGGATAAAGTGGCCGCCGCCATTAAGCCGGACGATTTTCATTTTGCCCGCACCCGACTGTTATGTCTGGAAGATACCCATAACGGCAAAGTCCTTCCCCTGGCTTATCTGCAACAGGCCTGGCAATTCAGCCGTGACCACAAGCTGTCGCTGCATATTGACGGCGCACGGGTTTTTAACGCGGCGGTAGCATTGAATGTTCCCCTTACCGATATCAGCCAATATTGCGATACCCTGACCATTTGTTTATCCAAAGGTTTGGGTGCGCCGGTGGGATCGCTGCTGTGCGGCGGCGAAGACTATATCCGGCAGGCGAAGCGCTGGCGAAAAATGGTGGGCGGCGGCATGCGCCAGTCCGGCATCCTGGCGGCGGCCGGCCGTTATGCGCTGGAGCATAACGTACAGCGTCTGCGGGAGGATCATGACAATGCCCAGTGGCTCGGGCAACAGCTCGGCGCGCTGGGCGTGGAAATCATGGCTCCGGGCGCCCAGACCAATATGCTGTTTATCCGGCAGTCGCCGGAACTGGCCGCTAAGCTTGGCCCATGGATGCTCGGGCATGATATCAACATCGCCTCGGGTACCGTGACCCGTTTGGTGACTCATCTGAATATCAGCCGTCAGGACCTTGAAAAGGTGGTCCGGATCTGGCGCGAATTCCTGCATCATCATGGCGAACTAACGGGCGCCGCCCTCACGGGCGTCTACTTCCAGTAA
- the poxB gene encoding ubiquinone-dependent pyruvate dehydrogenase, with protein sequence MKQTVASLVAKTLEQAGVKRIWGVTGDSLNGLSDSLNRMGTIKWMGTRHEEVAAFAAGAEAHVTGELAVCAGSCGPGNLHLINGLYDCHRNRVPVLAIAAHIPSSEIGSGYFQETHPEELFRECSHYCELVSNPEQLTQVLGIAIRKAVLDRGVSVIVLPGDVALKAAPEEGTPLWYTPRQPLAVPPVGELEKLAALLNQSENITLLCGSGCAQAHDEVVQLAGLLKAPVVHALRGKEYLEYDNPYDVGMTGLIGFSSGYHAMMNADTLVLLGTRFPYRAFYPTDAKIIQIDIESGSLGAHCPLNMALVGDIKSTLAVLLPRLKEKTNRNHLDAALQHYHETRRDLDTLAKPSGNKAIHPQYVAQEISRLAAPDAIFTCDVGTPTVWAARYLTMNGRRRLLGSFNHGSMANAMPQALGAQSAFPGRQVVALCGDGGFAMLMGDFLSLIQLKLPVKIVIFNNSVLGFVAMEMKAGGYLTDGTDLQNPNFAAIAQAAGIKGIRVEKSADLDAALQEAFATDGPVVVDVITAKEELAMPPQIKFEQAKGFSLYMLRAIINGRGDEIVELAKTNWLR encoded by the coding sequence ATGAAACAAACCGTGGCATCATTGGTTGCCAAAACCCTCGAGCAAGCCGGCGTCAAACGTATCTGGGGCGTGACCGGCGACTCGTTGAACGGCTTAAGCGACAGTCTGAACCGCATGGGCACCATCAAATGGATGGGCACCCGTCATGAAGAAGTGGCGGCGTTCGCCGCCGGCGCCGAAGCCCATGTCACCGGTGAACTGGCGGTATGCGCCGGCTCCTGCGGTCCGGGCAACCTGCATTTGATCAACGGATTGTACGACTGCCACCGCAACCGGGTACCGGTGCTGGCTATTGCCGCGCATATCCCTTCCAGCGAAATCGGCAGCGGCTATTTTCAGGAAACCCATCCGGAAGAGTTATTTCGTGAATGCAGCCATTATTGCGAATTAGTATCCAATCCCGAACAACTTACCCAGGTACTGGGTATCGCCATCCGTAAAGCGGTGCTTGACCGCGGGGTATCGGTTATCGTCCTGCCCGGCGATGTGGCCTTGAAAGCCGCCCCGGAAGAGGGCACGCCCCTTTGGTATACCCCCCGGCAGCCGCTGGCGGTTCCGCCGGTGGGCGAACTGGAAAAGCTGGCCGCCCTGCTGAACCAGTCGGAGAATATCACCCTGCTGTGCGGCAGCGGCTGCGCCCAGGCTCACGATGAAGTGGTGCAGTTGGCCGGGCTGTTGAAAGCGCCGGTAGTGCATGCCCTGCGCGGCAAAGAATACCTGGAGTATGACAATCCCTACGATGTTGGCATGACCGGCCTGATAGGTTTCTCTTCCGGTTACCATGCCATGATGAACGCCGATACCCTGGTCCTGCTGGGCACGCGTTTTCCTTATCGGGCGTTTTATCCTACCGATGCAAAAATCATCCAAATCGATATCGAATCCGGCAGCCTCGGCGCGCACTGCCCGCTGAACATGGCCCTGGTGGGCGATATCAAATCCACGCTGGCGGTTTTGCTGCCGCGGCTGAAGGAAAAAACCAACCGCAATCATCTCGATGCGGCTCTGCAGCATTATCACGAAACCCGGCGCGATCTCGACACGCTGGCCAAGCCCAGCGGCAACAAAGCGATTCATCCCCAGTACGTGGCGCAGGAAATCAGCCGTCTGGCGGCGCCGGACGCCATCTTTACCTGCGATGTGGGCACGCCGACGGTTTGGGCGGCTCGCTACCTGACCATGAACGGACGCCGCCGCCTGTTAGGCTCGTTTAATCACGGTTCCATGGCCAACGCCATGCCGCAGGCGCTGGGCGCGCAGTCCGCGTTTCCCGGCCGGCAGGTAGTGGCGTTGTGCGGAGACGGCGGGTTCGCCATGCTGATGGGCGACTTTTTATCACTGATTCAGCTGAAATTGCCGGTGAAAATCGTTATTTTTAATAATAGCGTGCTGGGATTCGTCGCTATGGAAATGAAAGCCGGCGGCTACCTCACCGACGGCACGGATTTGCAAAACCCGAATTTTGCCGCCATCGCGCAGGCGGCCGGCATCAAGGGCATCCGGGTGGAAAAATCCGCCGACCTTGACGCTGCGCTGCAAGAAGCCTTTGCCACCGACGGACCGGTGGTGGTGGATGTGATTACCGCGAAAGAAGAGCTGGCGATGCCGCCGCAAATCAAGTTTGAACAGGCAAAAGGATTCAGTCTTTATATGCTGCGGGCCATCATCAACGGGCGCGGCGACGAAATAGTGGAATTGGCAAAAACCAACTGGCTGCGTTAA
- a CDS encoding lysine exporter LysO family protein, which produces MYSGLLIILIPLVAGYLLPRVSRAWAHRVDRILSAMVYIILFFMGISLAFLDNLAVNLRLIAWYAGVSALCIMAFNGAALWWLEKRRPWPGAHRQGVPAPSRLHMALDSLKLCLVVVGGFAIGLTQWTWLNAASKASEFALVILLLLVGIQLRNGGMTLRQILLNRRGATVALVVAVSALAGGALAAMILGLPLRTGLAMASAYGWYSLSGILMTDAFGPVVGSAAFFNDLARELLAIMLIPGLMGRSRSMALGLCGATSMDFTLPVLTRTGGLDVVPAAIVHGFLLSLLAPILIALFSA; this is translated from the coding sequence ATGTATTCCGGCCTGTTAATAATCCTCATCCCGCTGGTGGCGGGCTATCTGTTGCCGCGGGTATCCCGCGCCTGGGCGCACCGGGTGGATCGCATCCTCAGCGCCATGGTGTATATCATCCTGTTTTTCATGGGCATAAGTTTGGCCTTTCTGGACAATCTTGCCGTCAACCTGCGCCTGATAGCCTGGTATGCGGGGGTGAGCGCGCTGTGCATTATGGCGTTCAACGGCGCCGCCCTCTGGTGGCTGGAAAAACGCCGGCCCTGGCCGGGGGCGCACCGCCAGGGCGTGCCCGCGCCGTCGCGGCTGCATATGGCCTTGGACTCGTTGAAACTCTGTCTGGTGGTGGTGGGAGGATTCGCCATCGGCCTGACACAATGGACATGGCTGAATGCGGCCTCCAAAGCCAGTGAGTTTGCCTTGGTAATATTGCTGCTGCTGGTGGGAATCCAGTTACGTAACGGCGGCATGACCCTGCGGCAGATTTTGCTCAACCGGCGCGGCGCCACGGTGGCGCTGGTGGTGGCGGTAAGCGCCTTGGCCGGCGGTGCGCTGGCGGCCATGATATTGGGGCTGCCCCTGCGTACCGGTCTGGCAATGGCCTCGGCTTACGGCTGGTATTCCCTCTCGGGGATCCTGATGACCGACGCCTTCGGCCCGGTAGTGGGCAGCGCCGCCTTCTTCAACGATCTGGCGCGTGAACTGCTGGCCATCATGTTAATCCCCGGCTTGATGGGCCGCAGCCGCAGCATGGCATTGGGTTTATGCGGCGCCACGTCGATGGATTTCACCCTGCCGGTGCTCACGCGCACCGGCGGACTGGATGTAGTGCCGGCCGCTATCGTCCACGGTTTTTTACTGAGCCTGCTGGCGCCGATACTCATCGCCCTGTTCAGCGCCTGA
- a CDS encoding VirK/YbjX family protein, translating to MSQLVSNRERSRNGLSGWQLALSLFRGTLVPGIAWQRRFYRYKFMLRYLYTHSYSGPWLEQLAKCPLLTQMLASQPGLPCKLHRPYLAANMSAEKQLAALGHHYDYIQARLPRPLLEGHLSRDGFTLATLTAKNDRIFHLRLCSLDRLNREGEATLLFCDEGNVMLAEMTFVITPERGATLFIGGLQGGRRQLSHETIHSATKACHGLFPKRLVLETAILLGREMGVNQILAVGNRTHMHQEWRYFYKSKRFLHADYDNFWLSMNAQPQAQGYFSLPLGIPRKCLTAVPSKKRAEYRRRYGLLDQLATQVSGHFELR from the coding sequence ATGTCACAACTTGTATCCAACCGGGAACGCTCCCGCAACGGATTATCCGGCTGGCAGCTCGCGCTGTCCTTGTTCCGCGGCACCCTCGTGCCGGGCATTGCCTGGCAACGCCGTTTCTATCGCTACAAGTTTATGCTGCGGTATCTTTACACCCATAGCTACTCCGGTCCCTGGCTTGAACAGCTGGCGAAATGCCCCCTGCTGACACAAATGCTGGCTTCCCAGCCCGGGCTGCCCTGCAAGCTGCACCGCCCCTATCTGGCCGCCAATATGAGCGCTGAAAAGCAGCTGGCCGCCCTGGGGCATCATTACGACTATATCCAGGCGCGCCTGCCCCGCCCCCTGCTTGAAGGACATCTGAGCCGGGACGGTTTTACGCTGGCGACGCTTACGGCCAAAAACGACCGGATTTTCCATTTGCGCCTCTGCTCTCTTGACCGGCTGAACCGAGAGGGCGAGGCAACCCTGCTGTTTTGCGACGAAGGCAATGTCATGCTGGCGGAAATGACGTTCGTCATTACGCCCGAACGGGGGGCTACGCTCTTTATCGGCGGTTTGCAGGGCGGCCGCCGCCAGCTGTCCCATGAAACGATCCATTCGGCCACCAAAGCCTGCCACGGGCTGTTTCCCAAACGACTGGTGCTGGAAACGGCGATCCTGCTGGGAAGAGAAATGGGCGTGAACCAGATTCTGGCCGTGGGCAACCGAACACATATGCATCAGGAATGGCGCTATTTTTATAAAAGTAAACGATTCCTACATGCGGATTATGACAATTTCTGGCTGTCGATGAACGCACAACCGCAGGCGCAGGGATATTTCAGCCTGCCGCTGGGTATTCCGCGTAAATGCCTTACCGCCGTGCCCAGTAAAAAACGCGCCGAATACCGTCGCCGCTATGGGCTGCTGGATCAATTGGCGACCCAGGTCTCCGGTCATTTTGAGCTGCGGTGA
- the cspD gene encoding cold shock-like protein CspD codes for METGKVKWFNNAKGFGFICPESGGEDIFAHYSTIQMDGYRTLKAGQVVRFDVHQGPKGNHASLIVPVETETVA; via the coding sequence ATGGAGACGGGTAAAGTTAAATGGTTCAATAACGCCAAAGGTTTTGGGTTTATCTGTCCTGAAAGCGGCGGCGAGGATATCTTTGCGCATTACTCAACAATCCAGATGGACGGTTATCGAACGCTCAAAGCAGGGCAAGTGGTCAGATTCGATGTTCATCAGGGCCCCAAGGGGAACCACGCGAGTCTGATTGTGCCTGTTGAAACCGAGACTGTCGCCTGA
- the clpS gene encoding ATP-dependent Clp protease adapter ClpS: MGKTSDRPGEQHLAEELVKELVVPPSMYKVILINDDYTPMEFVIDVLQKFFSYDVERATQLMLTVHYQGKAICGVYTAEVAETKVAHVNRYARENEHPLLCTLEKA, from the coding sequence ATGGGTAAGACAAGCGATAGACCGGGTGAACAGCATCTTGCCGAAGAACTGGTGAAAGAGCTGGTAGTACCCCCGTCAATGTATAAAGTGATACTTATCAATGACGATTACACACCGATGGAATTTGTTATTGACGTACTGCAAAAGTTCTTTTCTTATGATGTTGAACGTGCAACGCAACTGATGCTTACGGTTCACTATCAGGGCAAGGCTATCTGCGGGGTCTATACCGCCGAAGTCGCTGAAACCAAAGTCGCCCATGTGAATCGTTATGCCAGGGAAAATGAGCATCCGTTGCTTTGTACGCTGGAAAAGGCCTGA
- the clpA gene encoding ATP-dependent Clp protease ATP-binding subunit ClpA translates to MLNQELELSLNMAFARAREHRHEFMTVEHLLLALLSNPSAREALEACTVDLVALRQELEAFIEQTTPTLPTSDEERDTQPTLSFQRVLQRAVFHVQSSGRSEVSGANVLVAIFSEQESQAAYLLRKHDVSRLDVVNFISHGTRKDETQAPGPENPVNEEQAGGEDRMENFTTNLNQLARVGGIDPLIGRERELERAIQVLCRRRKNNPLLVGESGVGKTAIAEGLAWRIVQGDVPEVIADCTIYSLDIGSLLAGTKYRGDFEKRFKGLLKQLESDQNSILFIDEIHTIIGAGAASGGQVDAANLIKPLLSSGKIRVMGSTTYQEFSNIFEKDRALARRFQKIDITEPSVEETVQILTGLKTKYEAHHDVRYTAKAVRAAVELAVKYINDRHLPDKAIDVIDEAGARSRLMPVSKRKKTVNVSDIESVVARIARIPEKTVSASDRDVLRNLGDRLKMLVFGQDKAIEALTEAIKMSRAGLGQDHKPVGSFLFAGPTGVGKTEVTVQLAKALDIELLRFDMSEYMERHTVSRLIGAPPGYVGYDQGGLLTDAVLKHPHAVLLLDEIEKAHPDVFNLLLQVMDNGTLTDNNGRKADFRNVILVMTTNAGVQETQRQSIGMIQQDNSTDALGEIKKIFTPEFRNRLDNVIWFNHLSPEIIQLVVDKFIVELQAQLDAKGVSLEVSDEARDWLAAKGYDKSMGARPMARVMQENLKKPLANELLFGTLVDGGSVKVELDADKKQLKYDFLSAQKRKTEGVVH, encoded by the coding sequence ATGCTCAATCAAGAACTGGAACTCAGTTTAAATATGGCTTTCGCCAGAGCGCGTGAGCACCGGCATGAGTTTATGACCGTTGAACATTTATTGCTGGCGTTGCTCAGTAACCCTTCAGCGCGAGAAGCGCTCGAGGCCTGCACGGTCGATCTGGTGGCGCTGCGCCAGGAACTCGAAGCTTTCATAGAACAAACCACGCCGACCTTACCGACCAGCGACGAAGAGCGCGACACGCAGCCTACGCTCAGCTTTCAGCGTGTACTGCAGCGTGCGGTTTTCCATGTTCAGTCCTCAGGACGCAGCGAGGTGTCAGGGGCCAATGTCCTGGTGGCCATCTTCAGCGAACAGGAATCCCAGGCGGCCTACCTGCTGCGTAAGCATGACGTCAGCCGCCTCGATGTGGTGAATTTCATTTCTCACGGTACTCGCAAAGATGAGACGCAGGCACCCGGTCCTGAAAATCCGGTTAATGAAGAGCAGGCAGGCGGGGAGGATCGTATGGAAAACTTCACTACCAATCTCAACCAGCTCGCCCGTGTAGGGGGGATCGATCCCCTGATAGGGCGGGAGCGCGAACTGGAACGCGCTATTCAGGTACTGTGCCGCCGCCGTAAAAACAATCCGCTGCTGGTGGGTGAATCAGGTGTGGGCAAAACCGCCATTGCCGAAGGGCTGGCATGGCGTATCGTGCAGGGGGACGTGCCCGAAGTCATTGCCGATTGCACCATCTATTCATTGGATATCGGTTCATTGCTGGCCGGCACCAAATACCGCGGTGATTTTGAGAAGCGTTTCAAAGGCCTGCTTAAACAGTTGGAGTCGGATCAGAACAGCATCCTGTTCATCGATGAGATCCATACTATTATCGGCGCCGGCGCTGCTTCCGGCGGACAGGTGGATGCGGCGAATCTGATCAAGCCCTTGCTCTCCAGCGGTAAAATCAGGGTGATGGGATCCACTACCTATCAGGAATTCAGCAATATCTTTGAAAAAGATCGCGCCTTGGCGCGTCGTTTCCAGAAAATTGATATCACCGAGCCGTCGGTGGAAGAAACGGTTCAGATCCTTACCGGCCTGAAAACCAAGTACGAGGCCCACCACGACGTGCGTTATACGGCTAAAGCCGTGCGCGCGGCGGTGGAGCTGGCGGTGAAATACATCAACGATCGTCATTTGCCCGATAAGGCCATTGATGTTATCGACGAGGCGGGTGCTCGCAGCCGGCTGATGCCGGTGAGCAAACGCAAAAAGACCGTTAATGTTTCCGATATCGAGTCGGTGGTGGCGCGCATTGCCCGTATTCCCGAGAAGACGGTTTCCGCCAGCGATCGGGATGTGCTGAGAAACCTCGGGGATCGCCTGAAGATGCTGGTGTTCGGCCAGGATAAGGCCATTGAAGCCTTGACCGAAGCCATCAAAATGAGCCGGGCCGGGTTGGGCCAGGATCATAAACCGGTGGGCTCATTCCTGTTCGCCGGTCCTACCGGGGTGGGTAAAACCGAGGTCACGGTGCAGTTGGCCAAAGCGCTGGATATCGAATTGCTGCGCTTCGATATGTCGGAATACATGGAACGGCATACGGTCAGCAGGCTTATCGGCGCGCCTCCGGGATATGTGGGCTACGATCAGGGCGGCCTGTTAACCGATGCGGTGCTCAAGCATCCCCATGCGGTGTTGCTGCTTGATGAAATCGAAAAGGCGCATCCGGATGTGTTCAATTTGCTCCTGCAGGTGATGGACAACGGTACGCTGACCGATAACAACGGGCGCAAAGCGGATTTCCGCAATGTGATCCTGGTGATGACCACCAATGCCGGCGTGCAGGAAACCCAGCGTCAGAGTATCGGTATGATCCAACAGGATAACAGCACCGATGCCTTGGGCGAGATCAAAAAAATCTTTACGCCGGAGTTCCGTAACCGCTTGGATAACGTTATATGGTTCAACCATCTGTCCCCAGAAATCATTCAGCTGGTGGTGGATAAATTCATCGTTGAACTGCAGGCCCAGCTGGATGCCAAGGGCGTTTCGCTGGAAGTCAGCGACGAAGCGCGCGACTGGCTTGCGGCCAAGGGTTATGACAAATCCATGGGTGCGCGGCCGATGGCCCGTGTCATGCAGGAAAACCTGAAGAAACCGCTGGCCAATGAGCTGCTGTTCGGCACTCTGGTGGATGGCGGGTCGGTGAAGGTTGAGCTGGATGCGGATAAAAAACAGCTTAAATATGATTTCCTGAGCGCGCAAAAACGCAAGACGGAAGGCGTGGTTCATTAA